One segment of Candidatus Thioglobus sp. DNA contains the following:
- a CDS encoding FxsA family protein, whose product MIFPLFVIITLLEIYVIVSVGESIGGFSTVLLVVITALIGSTLLKQQGWSTMAKAQNAIANGQTPAFEMLEGVVILISGVLLLTPGFITDAAGLLGLMPLSRAYFIDNLLKKNAQKIFTKKDSSFVNESQAPKESNIRQKNKTLEGEFWED is encoded by the coding sequence ATGATTTTTCCTTTATTCGTAATAATAACTTTACTTGAAATATATGTCATTGTTTCAGTTGGAGAATCCATTGGTGGCTTTTCTACAGTTTTATTAGTGGTCATTACAGCCCTTATTGGTTCGACTCTACTCAAACAACAAGGTTGGTCAACCATGGCCAAAGCTCAAAATGCTATAGCTAATGGCCAAACACCGGCATTTGAAATGCTAGAAGGCGTGGTTATACTGATCTCGGGTGTATTATTATTAACACCTGGATTTATTACTGATGCAGCTGGTTTATTAGGATTAATGCCTCTTTCTAGAGCATATTTTATCGATAATTTACTAAAGAAAAATGCTCAGAAGATTTTTACAAAAAAAGACTCCTCTTTTGTCAATGAATCCCAAGCTCCAAAAGAATCAAACATTAGGCAAAAAAATAAAACCCTTGAGGGTGAATTTTGGGAGGATTAA
- a CDS encoding bifunctional folylpolyglutamate synthase/dihydrofolate synthase, translating to MGGLKTLSQWLTWQESCHTLEIDLGLERIQSVYSKLFPNGVPFTTITVAGTNGKGSTVAFIESVYLKTSFKVAKFTSPHILNYNERFIVKGSQATDQQICDAFEEIEKVRDNISLTYFEFSTLAALLIFAKQKVDIAILEVGLGGRLDSTNVVDTDIAVITNIAIDHVDYLGDTRELIGHEKSGIMRANTPCVCGDIDPPKSIQKHADTVGALLEFVKQPYTGTLSLKGDHQQQNAGLAALCIKKLDYKFAVDDTTLRQGLESTQIEGRFQAKKIHNKYVIFDVAHNEAAVHVLAQELAKDKQPTLAIFSALKDKNIAQMIGAISPNIDEWLLVPLDVHRAADMNFLIDQFPLKAAIHAFDSMNLAINQALKQHSYQRIVIFGSFHVVADALKILK from the coding sequence TTGGGAGGATTAAAAACTCTAAGTCAGTGGCTTACTTGGCAGGAAAGTTGCCATACTCTGGAGATTGACCTAGGATTAGAGCGCATTCAAAGTGTTTACTCAAAGCTGTTTCCTAATGGTGTTCCCTTTACTACTATTACCGTTGCTGGTACTAATGGTAAAGGCTCAACCGTCGCTTTTATTGAAAGTGTCTATCTAAAAACTTCCTTTAAAGTTGCAAAATTTACGTCGCCTCATATTTTGAATTACAATGAGCGCTTTATAGTTAAAGGGTCTCAAGCAACCGATCAACAAATTTGCGATGCATTTGAAGAGATTGAAAAAGTTAGAGATAACATATCATTAACTTATTTCGAATTTTCAACGTTAGCCGCACTACTTATCTTTGCCAAGCAAAAAGTTGATATTGCCATTTTAGAGGTGGGCCTTGGTGGTCGTCTAGATTCTACTAATGTTGTTGATACAGATATTGCTGTTATTACTAATATCGCTATCGATCATGTTGATTACTTGGGAGATACACGCGAGCTTATTGGACATGAAAAATCAGGCATCATGCGTGCCAACACTCCTTGTGTTTGCGGTGATATTGACCCACCAAAGTCTATACAAAAACATGCTGATACCGTTGGTGCTTTATTAGAGTTCGTAAAACAACCTTATACTGGAACCTTGTCGCTCAAAGGTGATCATCAGCAACAAAATGCTGGCTTGGCAGCTTTATGTATTAAAAAATTAGACTATAAATTTGCCGTAGATGACACAACACTCCGCCAAGGTCTTGAGTCTACCCAGATTGAAGGTCGCTTTCAAGCTAAGAAAATTCACAATAAATACGTGATTTTTGATGTTGCACATAATGAAGCCGCTGTTCATGTTTTGGCGCAAGAATTGGCTAAAGACAAGCAACCAACACTGGCTATATTTTCAGCCCTTAAGGATAAAAATATTGCCCAAATGATTGGCGCTATTTCACCTAATATTGATGAGTGGTTGCTAGTACCTCTTGATGTTCATCGAGCAGCTGACATGAATTTCTTAATAGATCAATTCCCACTTAAGGCTGCTATTCATGCTTTTGACAGTATGAATTTAGCTATTAATCAAGCACTAAAACAGCATTCTTATCAGCGTATTGTCATTTTTGGCTCTTTTCATGTAGTGGCAGATGCATTAAAAATACTTAAGTGA
- a CDS encoding CvpA family protein, which translates to MNEFFVNTWNTINLLAWSDWATVVILIAFLVLGFKRGMAKELISFAFLLLAIVLAWMFYQSLAVSDFVTWLLLSHQSHMSIAFGVIFIGVLLIKRVIYKLTDISSQISNPCALNKLFAYFVFLSAASIISWYYLDIIANLGIMEIVVTNNSIRIGLSFVLTFAIIIGVCASISNMLNISIDSSKPCILSTFFKKILDTLHSLDRILNAKNINSNSNNFGGLLIGLIKGSLAILIMVLVFQSIDSISQQHFWIEANGALRTFQDVASDIKPALSEYLLFIENE; encoded by the coding sequence ATGAATGAGTTTTTTGTAAACACCTGGAATACAATTAATTTACTGGCTTGGTCTGATTGGGCAACTGTGGTTATTTTAATCGCATTTCTAGTATTAGGCTTTAAGCGTGGCATGGCAAAAGAGTTGATCAGCTTTGCTTTTTTATTACTTGCTATTGTTCTTGCATGGATGTTTTACCAGTCCTTAGCGGTTAGTGATTTTGTTACCTGGTTACTGCTTTCTCATCAATCGCATATGTCCATTGCTTTTGGTGTTATTTTTATTGGTGTCTTGCTAATCAAAAGAGTTATTTATAAACTCACTGATATCTCATCTCAAATTAGTAACCCATGCGCCCTAAACAAGCTCTTTGCCTATTTTGTATTTTTGAGTGCTGCTTCGATTATCAGTTGGTACTATTTAGATATTATTGCCAATTTAGGCATAATGGAAATTGTGGTCACAAATAATTCGATTCGAATTGGTTTATCTTTTGTGCTAACTTTTGCTATTATTATTGGTGTATGCGCCAGCATTTCTAATATGTTGAACATCTCGATTGATTCATCAAAGCCTTGCATATTATCAACTTTCTTCAAAAAAATTCTCGATACATTACACTCTCTTGATCGAATCCTAAATGCTAAAAATATAAACAGCAATAGTAATAATTTCGGCGGACTACTGATCGGCCTAATCAAAGGAAGTTTGGCGATTTTAATTATGGTGCTGGTATTTCAAAGTATTGATAGTATCTCTCAACAACATTTCTGGATTGAGGCAAATGGTGCATTAAGAACCTTCCAAGATGTTGCCTCAGACATCAAACCTGCTTTGTCAGAATATCTTCTATTTATCGAAAACGAATAA
- the purF gene encoding amidophosphoribosyltransferase, protein MCGIVGILSTTKKDTAVYIYDALTILQHRGQDAAGIVTAHKGRFFMRKSNGLVKNAFRTEHMSSLLGDMGIGHVRYPTAGSSSGAEAQPFYVNSPYGIAFAHNGNLTNTKELAKELFEQDRRHINTNSDSEILLNVFASELAKQQKKHINEQDIFASVAQVHKRVRGAYATIGIIPGFGIFGFRDPNGIRPLILGKRTTQGGTKYMLASESVALTALGYEITQDIKPGEAVVIDRKGNIFLQQCAERPKYSPCIFEFVYFARPDSVIDDISVYKTRLRMGERLAAKINKEWGDEKIDVVIPIPDTSRVSALQLASELNIKYSEGLIKNRYIARTFIMPGQKLRKKSVRQKLSAIGLEFKGKNVLLVDDSIVRGTTSEQIVKMARDAGAKKVFFASAAPAVRYPNVYGIDMASEKEFVAHNKTTEEVCQTIGADRLIYQDLDDLIWCVQQGNKEITEFDCSCFNGKYVTGDINKKYLDGIEALRADSVKEENKTNQSSELICNDVE, encoded by the coding sequence ATGTGCGGCATTGTTGGCATTCTATCCACTACTAAAAAAGACACGGCTGTCTATATTTATGACGCCTTAACCATTCTTCAGCATCGAGGTCAAGACGCCGCAGGTATTGTTACCGCCCACAAGGGCCGATTCTTCATGCGAAAGTCTAATGGCTTAGTAAAAAACGCTTTTAGAACTGAGCATATGTCCTCTTTACTAGGTGACATGGGTATTGGTCATGTTCGCTACCCAACAGCGGGCAGCTCAAGTGGCGCAGAAGCGCAACCTTTTTATGTCAACTCTCCTTATGGTATTGCCTTTGCTCATAATGGTAACTTAACCAATACTAAGGAGCTGGCTAAAGAACTATTTGAACAAGACAGAAGACATATCAATACCAATTCTGATTCTGAAATCTTGCTCAATGTGTTTGCCAGTGAGCTTGCCAAACAACAAAAAAAGCATATTAATGAACAAGATATTTTTGCTTCGGTCGCACAAGTGCATAAGCGCGTTCGTGGGGCTTACGCTACCATTGGTATCATTCCAGGATTCGGTATTTTTGGCTTTAGAGATCCAAATGGCATTCGTCCACTTATTCTTGGAAAGCGCACAACCCAAGGCGGTACGAAGTATATGCTTGCCTCTGAAAGTGTTGCTTTAACTGCTCTTGGTTATGAAATAACTCAAGATATTAAGCCTGGTGAAGCTGTTGTAATTGATCGCAAAGGCAATATATTTTTACAGCAATGTGCGGAGCGACCAAAATACTCACCTTGTATTTTTGAGTTTGTCTATTTTGCTAGGCCTGATTCAGTTATTGATGATATCTCTGTATACAAAACCAGACTTAGAATGGGCGAGCGTTTAGCAGCTAAAATTAACAAAGAGTGGGGTGATGAAAAAATTGATGTGGTTATCCCTATTCCTGATACCTCTCGCGTATCGGCCTTACAATTGGCTAGTGAGTTAAATATAAAGTATTCAGAAGGGTTAATTAAAAACCGCTACATTGCTCGCACTTTCATTATGCCCGGACAAAAATTACGCAAAAAATCTGTTAGACAGAAACTTAGCGCTATTGGGCTTGAGTTTAAAGGTAAGAATGTACTACTAGTAGATGACTCTATTGTTAGAGGCACAACCAGTGAGCAGATTGTCAAAATGGCCAGAGATGCTGGTGCAAAAAAAGTCTTCTTTGCTTCAGCTGCACCTGCTGTTCGTTATCCTAATGTTTATGGCATTGATATGGCAAGTGAAAAAGAATTTGTCGCCCATAATAAAACCACTGAAGAGGTATGTCAAACCATTGGTGCCGATCGATTAATTTACCAAGATTTAGATGATTTAATTTGGTGTGTTCAACAAGGTAATAAAGAAATAACCGAGTTTGATTGCTCCTGTTTTAATGGTAAATATGTTACGGGCGATATTAATAAAAAATACCTAGATGGTATTGAAGCATTGAGGGCAGATTCCGTTAAAGAAGAGAACAAGACCAACCAAAGCTCTGAACTCATCTGCAATGATGTAGAATAA
- a CDS encoding O-succinylhomoserine sulfhydrylase encodes MKTLNFDTIAIREGYQTTAEQEHSEAIFMTSSFVFDSAEQAAKRFSKEEPGNIYARFTNPTVGAFERKLAALEGAQACVATSSGMAAIFATLMALLKSGDHIVASRDMFGTTTVMLNSIVSKFNIDISYVDLSDLSAWESSINNKTKLFLLETPSNPLGQVIDITALSKISKANDILLAVDNCILTPALQNPIALGADIVIHSATKYIDGQGRCLAGAVLGAEDIMEQVHGFVRATGPSLSAFNAWIVLKGLDTLSLRMRAHSDNAMKLATWLEQQESVEKTHYLGLESHPHHQLAKSQQSGFGGIVSFELKGGREAAFKLINATEIFSITANLGDAKSTITHPSSTTHGRLTDEEKSITNISEGLVRLSIGLEDVNDLIADINKGL; translated from the coding sequence ATGAAAACTTTAAATTTCGACACCATAGCGATCCGAGAAGGCTACCAAACAACAGCTGAACAAGAGCACTCTGAAGCAATATTCATGACTTCAAGCTTTGTGTTTGATTCAGCTGAGCAAGCAGCTAAACGCTTCTCTAAAGAAGAGCCTGGTAATATCTATGCACGCTTTACTAACCCAACTGTAGGTGCTTTTGAGAGAAAACTAGCAGCACTTGAAGGTGCGCAAGCCTGCGTCGCCACCTCTTCTGGTATGGCTGCTATTTTCGCCACTCTAATGGCACTCTTAAAATCAGGCGATCATATTGTTGCTTCGCGTGATATGTTTGGTACAACGACTGTCATGCTAAACTCAATAGTGTCTAAATTTAACATCGACATAAGCTATGTTGATTTATCTGATTTGTCCGCCTGGGAATCATCCATTAATAACAAAACAAAATTATTCCTATTAGAAACACCCTCGAATCCATTAGGTCAAGTTATTGATATTACCGCTCTTAGTAAAATTTCCAAAGCAAATGATATTTTATTAGCGGTTGATAATTGCATTTTAACGCCAGCCCTACAAAATCCAATTGCTCTGGGTGCAGATATTGTTATTCATTCTGCCACTAAATATATTGATGGCCAAGGTCGTTGTTTAGCAGGCGCTGTTTTAGGTGCTGAAGATATTATGGAACAGGTACATGGCTTTGTTCGTGCTACCGGGCCGAGTCTAAGTGCTTTTAATGCCTGGATTGTTCTTAAAGGCTTAGATACACTTAGCTTAAGAATGAGAGCGCATTCAGATAATGCAATGAAACTAGCAACTTGGCTGGAACAACAAGAGTCTGTCGAAAAAACCCATTATTTAGGTCTTGAATCTCACCCACACCATCAGTTAGCCAAAAGTCAGCAGTCTGGCTTTGGTGGTATCGTTTCATTTGAACTTAAAGGTGGTCGTGAAGCGGCATTCAAACTTATTAATGCCACTGAAATTTTTTCCATTACCGCTAACCTCGGTGATGCAAAATCCACCATTACTCACCCATCCAGCACCACACATGGGCGTCTAACAGATGAAGAAAAATCAATTACTAATATTTCTGAAGGATTAGTCAGACTCTCGATTGGACTTGAAGATGTAAACGACTTGATAGCTGATATAAACAAAGGACTTTGA
- the fabA gene encoding 3-hydroxyacyl-[acyl-carrier-protein] dehydratase FabA, with amino-acid sequence MQNSYSYEELIQCGNGELFGPGNAQLPQPPMLMFDRITHISDEGGLHGKGEIIAELDVNPDLWFFGCHFNNDPVMPGCLGLDAMWQLIGFHLGWLGGPGRGRALGGSIKFTGQVLPTAKKVTYRINLKRVIARKLYMGIGDATMEVDGKVIYEASDLKVGLFTDTSAF; translated from the coding sequence ATGCAAAATTCATATTCATACGAAGAGTTAATTCAATGTGGCAATGGCGAGCTATTTGGTCCAGGTAATGCACAATTGCCACAGCCGCCTATGCTAATGTTTGACAGAATCACCCACATTTCAGATGAAGGTGGATTGCATGGTAAAGGTGAAATTATTGCTGAGCTTGATGTAAATCCTGACTTATGGTTTTTTGGTTGTCATTTTAACAATGACCCTGTTATGCCTGGTTGTCTAGGTTTAGATGCTATGTGGCAGCTAATTGGCTTTCACCTAGGATGGTTAGGTGGTCCGGGGCGCGGACGCGCATTGGGTGGTAGTATTAAATTTACCGGTCAAGTGTTACCAACTGCTAAAAAAGTTACCTACCGCATTAATCTTAAGCGTGTTATTGCTCGTAAGCTTTATATGGGTATTGGTGATGCAACGATGGAAGTTGATGGTAAGGTTATTTATGAAGCTAGCGACCTAAAAGTAGGATTATTTACTGATACGAGTGCATTCTAA
- the fabB gene encoding beta-ketoacyl-ACP synthase I encodes MNRVVITGMGIVSSLGADCDEVLESLKTAKSGIKFDETYAELGLRSHVSGQVAEVDPSTIIDRKMMRFMADAAIYNAIALDQAIKQSGLTEEQVSNPRTGLIMGSGGASNQNVVEAADILREKGIKRVGPYRVPRTMGSTTSACLSTMFKIKGINYSISSACSTSAHCIGNAMEQIQMGKQDVVFAGGGEELDWSLTMLFDAMGALSSKYNETPEKASRAYDADRDGFVISGGGGALVLESLEHAQARGATILAELTGYGATSDGFDMVAPSGEGAKRCMELAISTVNGPIDYINAHGTSTPVGDTKELGAIKEVFGDNIPNVGSTKSLSGHALGAAGVNEAIYSLLMMQNSFMAESVNIENLDEAAEGVPIVQSTTIQSINRVMSNSFGFGGTNACLVFEKFKP; translated from the coding sequence ATGAATAGAGTTGTCATCACTGGAATGGGGATTGTTTCTAGCCTAGGCGCAGATTGCGATGAAGTACTAGAATCTTTAAAAACTGCCAAATCTGGCATTAAGTTTGATGAAACCTATGCAGAGCTAGGCTTAAGATCTCACGTTTCTGGACAAGTTGCTGAGGTTGATCCAAGTACGATTATTGATCGAAAAATGATGCGCTTTATGGCAGATGCTGCTATTTACAATGCCATCGCGCTGGATCAAGCCATCAAACAATCTGGCTTAACTGAAGAACAAGTTTCAAACCCACGTACCGGCCTTATTATGGGATCTGGTGGTGCCTCTAACCAAAATGTAGTTGAAGCAGCAGATATTTTAAGAGAGAAGGGTATTAAACGTGTTGGGCCTTATCGCGTTCCACGCACCATGGGTTCAACAACATCAGCTTGCTTATCAACCATGTTCAAAATTAAAGGCATTAATTACTCAATCAGCTCGGCTTGTTCTACTTCTGCCCACTGTATTGGTAATGCGATGGAACAAATTCAAATGGGCAAGCAAGATGTTGTATTTGCAGGTGGCGGTGAGGAGCTAGATTGGTCATTAACGATGTTATTTGATGCTATGGGTGCACTATCAAGCAAATACAATGAAACACCTGAAAAAGCATCACGTGCTTACGATGCTGATCGTGATGGTTTTGTAATTTCTGGCGGTGGTGGTGCATTAGTTCTTGAATCATTAGAGCATGCTCAGGCACGTGGCGCGACTATTTTAGCCGAGCTAACTGGTTATGGCGCTACCTCTGATGGTTTTGACATGGTTGCACCGTCAGGAGAAGGTGCGAAGCGCTGTATGGAGCTCGCTATTTCTACTGTTAATGGTCCAATTGATTATATCAATGCACATGGCACCTCTACACCAGTTGGCGATACGAAAGAGCTTGGCGCTATCAAGGAAGTCTTTGGTGACAATATTCCGAATGTTGGCTCAACCAAATCTTTATCGGGTCATGCACTAGGTGCAGCTGGCGTTAACGAAGCTATTTATTCATTATTAATGATGCAAAATAGCTTTATGGCTGAATCTGTTAACATTGAAAATCTTGATGAAGCTGCTGAAGGTGTTCCTATTGTTCAGTCAACCACCATTCAATCAATTAATCGAGTGATGTCGAATAGTTTTGGCTTTGGCGGTACAAATGCTTGTTTAGTATTTGAAAAATTCAAACCATAA
- the secF gene encoding protein translocase subunit SecF — translation MSLKALNVPSIDFVGKRTYAIIFSTMLIALSIFSLTTNGLKLGIDFTGGTLIEVGYQQSADLSEVRATMAEAGFNRANVQYFGSTNEILIRLEPQSISSAKLSTKIIQLLGSDVDIRRVEFVGPKVGEELTNDGGLAMLYALIGILIYVAFRFEYRFALGSISALIHDVIITLGFFSLFQFEFDLTVLAAVLAVIGYSLNDTIVVFDRIRENFLSTRHVDPATIINGALNQTLSRTIMTSLTTLLVLVALFFLGGEIIHSFAMALLIGVLIGTYSSIYVASSMILAMGITKEDMLPSEKEKQEIDTRP, via the coding sequence ATGAGCCTAAAAGCTTTAAACGTTCCAAGCATTGATTTTGTTGGCAAGCGTACGTATGCTATTATTTTTTCAACCATGTTGATTGCATTGAGTATTTTTTCATTAACAACTAATGGGCTCAAGTTAGGTATTGATTTTACGGGCGGAACTTTAATTGAAGTCGGCTATCAGCAAAGTGCAGATCTATCTGAAGTTAGAGCGACAATGGCTGAAGCTGGTTTTAACAGAGCTAATGTTCAGTACTTTGGCTCTACCAATGAGATATTGATACGCCTTGAGCCGCAGTCAATTTCAAGCGCTAAGCTGAGCACTAAGATTATTCAATTATTAGGTAGTGATGTAGATATTCGACGTGTTGAATTTGTCGGCCCCAAGGTTGGTGAAGAGTTGACTAATGATGGTGGCTTAGCAATGTTATACGCATTGATAGGCATCTTGATTTATGTCGCATTTCGTTTTGAATATCGTTTTGCATTGGGCTCTATTTCCGCCCTAATTCATGACGTTATTATCACGCTGGGCTTCTTCTCTCTGTTTCAATTTGAATTTGATTTAACCGTATTGGCAGCTGTTCTTGCGGTCATTGGTTATTCACTAAATGATACGATTGTTGTGTTTGATCGAATTCGTGAAAACTTTCTTTCGACTCGCCATGTAGATCCAGCGACTATTATTAATGGCGCGCTTAATCAAACTTTATCTAGAACGATTATGACGTCGTTAACAACGTTGTTAGTACTAGTAGCCTTGTTCTTTTTGGGTGGTGAGATTATTCATAGCTTTGCAATGGCGCTATTAATTGGTGTACTTATTGGTACCTATTCTTCGATTTATGTTGCTAGTTCGATGATTCTTGCTATGGGAATTACAAAAGAAGATATGCTTCCTTCTGAGAAGGAAAAGCAAGAGATTGACACTAGGCCTTAG